The proteins below come from a single Streptomyces spongiicola genomic window:
- a CDS encoding GTP-binding protein: protein MAYDAGSDRRPDRIPERGRGPRDRGDPFPSALKILVAGGFGVGKTTFVGAVSEIEPLCTEELLTAVSAGTDSLVGVEAKTTTTVAMDFGRITLDDRHVLYLFGTPGQERFWFMWDELSEGALGAVVLADTRRLEDCFSAVDFFERRGIGFVVAVNEFDGSYRYEPDEVRAAIDLKRDVPVVLCDARLASSGIGALVTLVQHLLTTTPAPAAAPSYGVQS from the coding sequence ATGGCCTACGACGCCGGCTCTGACCGCCGCCCCGACCGCATCCCCGAACGCGGCCGGGGACCGCGCGACCGAGGCGACCCCTTTCCCAGCGCCCTGAAGATCCTTGTGGCGGGGGGCTTCGGGGTGGGCAAGACGACCTTCGTCGGTGCGGTGAGCGAGATCGAGCCGCTGTGCACCGAGGAACTGCTGACCGCCGTCAGCGCCGGTACCGACAGCCTGGTGGGTGTGGAGGCCAAGACGACCACCACGGTCGCCATGGACTTCGGGCGGATCACCCTCGACGACCGGCACGTGCTGTACCTGTTCGGCACACCGGGCCAGGAGCGCTTCTGGTTCATGTGGGACGAACTCTCCGAAGGGGCGCTCGGCGCGGTCGTCCTCGCCGACACCCGACGGCTGGAGGACTGCTTCTCCGCCGTGGACTTCTTCGAGCGGCGCGGTATCGGTTTCGTCGTCGCCGTCAACGAGTTCGACGGGTCCTACCGCTACGAACCGGACGAGGTGCGGGCCGCGATCGACCTGAAGCGGGACGTACCGGTCGTGCTGTGCGACGCGCGTCTCGCCAGCTCGGGGATCGGCGCCCTGGTCACCCTCGTCCAGCACCTGCTCACCACGACCCCGGCGCCGGCAGCGGCGCCGAGCTACGGAGTTCAGTCATGA
- a CDS encoding MBL fold metallo-hydrolase: MIGAGSPHPLRSRLRSLRPVAFGADPAGARMERIRRSPHFADGVFQNPAGARTSPDGSMLEFAKVYFRKESRRRRAPMAPIPLHPAPLEGLAGAPASGLRLTWMGHSSVLTEIDGKRVLFDPVWGRRCSPFAFAGPKRLHPAPLPLAALGPVDVVVISHDHYDHLDLPTIRALASTDTLFAVPLGVGAHLERWGVAESRLRELDWHESAQVDGLRLTATPARHFCGRGLRNQQHTLWASWVVEGPSGHRVYHSGDTGYFPGFRDIGAQYGPFDATMIQIGAYSEYWPEGRTDRTPLPGGWPDIHMTPAQGVQAHLDLQGGAPSGVLLPIHWGTFNLALHAWAEPGEWTRDAAAEAGQAAAFPRPGEPFEPGCKLPEEPWWRTVSHPIARPWRRPGRVGAETPSGDLDLAGDR; the protein is encoded by the coding sequence GTGATCGGCGCAGGTTCCCCGCACCCGCTGCGCTCCCGACTGAGGTCGCTGCGGCCCGTTGCCTTCGGGGCCGACCCCGCCGGAGCACGGATGGAGCGGATCCGCCGCTCGCCCCACTTCGCCGACGGGGTGTTCCAGAACCCCGCCGGCGCCCGGACCAGTCCGGACGGATCCATGCTGGAGTTCGCGAAGGTCTACTTCCGGAAGGAGTCCCGCAGGCGTCGCGCCCCCATGGCGCCGATACCCCTGCACCCCGCCCCGCTCGAGGGCCTCGCCGGCGCCCCTGCCTCGGGCCTCCGTCTCACCTGGATGGGCCACTCCAGCGTGCTCACCGAGATCGACGGCAAGCGCGTGCTCTTCGACCCCGTCTGGGGCCGGCGCTGCTCACCGTTCGCGTTCGCCGGGCCCAAGCGTCTCCACCCCGCGCCGCTGCCCCTTGCCGCGCTCGGCCCGGTCGACGTGGTCGTCATCTCCCACGACCACTACGACCACCTCGATCTGCCCACGATCCGCGCCCTGGCATCGACGGACACGCTCTTCGCCGTGCCGCTGGGCGTGGGGGCGCACCTGGAGCGCTGGGGCGTCGCGGAGAGTCGCCTCCGGGAACTGGACTGGCACGAGTCGGCGCAGGTGGACGGCCTTCGGCTGACCGCCACCCCGGCCCGGCACTTCTGCGGCCGCGGCCTGCGCAACCAGCAGCACACGCTGTGGGCCTCGTGGGTCGTCGAGGGGCCGTCCGGCCACCGCGTCTACCACAGTGGCGACACGGGGTACTTCCCCGGCTTCCGGGACATCGGCGCCCAGTACGGACCGTTCGACGCGACCATGATCCAGATCGGCGCGTACAGCGAGTACTGGCCCGAGGGCCGCACGGACCGTACCCCGCTGCCCGGCGGGTGGCCGGACATCCACATGACGCCTGCCCAGGGCGTGCAGGCCCATCTCGACCTGCAGGGAGGCGCCCCGTCCGGCGTGCTGCTGCCGATCCACTGGGGCACCTTCAACCTGGCTCTGCACGCGTGGGCGGAGCCGGGGGAGTGGACGAGGGACGCGGCCGCGGAGGCCGGCCAGGCCGCGGCGTTCCCCCGGCCCGGCGAGCCCTTCGAGCCTGGGTGCAAGCTGCCCGAGGAGCCGTGGTGGCGGACCGTGTCCCATCCGATCGCACGCCCGTGGCGCCGCCCCGGGCGGGTCGGGGCCGAGACACCGAGCGGCGACCTCGACCTCGCGGGCGATCGGTGA
- a CDS encoding GAF domain-containing protein — protein sequence MTYDPTGHLLLTPVDQEAPARVRRLRQLGLGERPEPAFDEFAHRLAEVTGAPYSMVNFIDEHRQFFAGLHTPAGTHAGGGDLDTAGGGDVGRFMARDHGYCPHVVVRRKALVLEDVCDYPRFAGNPVVDEIGIRSYLGAPLIDRTGTALGTICVVDTEPRPWGRAGLETIKSLAAELVEQIHRRENGML from the coding sequence ATGACATACGACCCGACCGGCCACCTCCTGCTGACACCCGTCGACCAGGAGGCTCCCGCCCGGGTGCGGCGGCTGCGCCAACTCGGCCTGGGGGAGCGGCCCGAGCCGGCGTTCGACGAGTTCGCGCACCGGCTCGCGGAGGTGACCGGAGCGCCCTACTCGATGGTCAACTTCATCGACGAGCACCGCCAGTTCTTCGCTGGGCTGCACACCCCCGCCGGCACCCACGCGGGCGGTGGCGACCTGGACACGGCGGGCGGCGGGGACGTGGGCCGCTTCATGGCGCGCGACCACGGCTACTGCCCGCACGTGGTCGTGCGGCGCAAGGCGCTCGTGCTGGAGGACGTCTGCGACTACCCCCGGTTCGCCGGCAACCCGGTCGTCGACGAGATCGGCATCCGCTCCTATCTCGGTGCGCCGCTGATCGACCGCACGGGCACCGCCCTGGGCACGATCTGCGTGGTGGACACCGAGCCGCGCCCGTGGGGCCGGGCGGGCCTGGAGACCATCAAGTCGCTCGCGGCGGAACTGGTCGAGCAGATCCACCGCCGCGAGAACGGGATGCTGTGA
- a CDS encoding TetR/AcrR family transcriptional regulator, which yields MAERLTRADKARHTRLRMIRAAERLFTERGWAATTVDEIARSAHVGVQTVYFTFGNKRALLKEVLDTAVAGDADPVATLERSWARELLAEPDPATQLRLQAAGARRVLQRAALVLEVVHGAAAAEPELAELWQVNLRQRHTVQLHFARALEAKTSAGLRDGHDAASAADIAMALLGPETYGLLVNGRGWTPERWQHWAADCLVRQLLP from the coding sequence ATGGCCGAGCGGCTGACTCGCGCGGACAAGGCCCGGCACACGCGACTGAGGATGATCCGCGCCGCGGAGCGGCTGTTCACCGAACGGGGCTGGGCGGCGACGACGGTCGACGAGATCGCCCGGAGCGCCCACGTCGGTGTGCAGACCGTGTACTTCACCTTCGGCAACAAGCGCGCCCTGCTCAAGGAGGTGCTGGACACCGCCGTCGCCGGTGACGCCGATCCGGTGGCCACGCTGGAACGTTCCTGGGCTCGTGAACTCCTCGCCGAACCCGACCCGGCGACGCAGCTGCGCCTCCAGGCGGCAGGCGCCCGGCGCGTTCTGCAACGGGCCGCACTGGTCCTGGAGGTCGTACACGGCGCCGCGGCCGCGGAACCCGAACTCGCCGAGTTGTGGCAGGTCAACCTCCGCCAGCGGCACACCGTCCAACTGCACTTCGCCCGGGCCCTGGAAGCCAAGACCTCCGCCGGCCTGCGCGACGGCCACGATGCCGCGTCGGCCGCCGACATCGCGATGGCGCTGCTCGGTCCCGAGACCTACGGCCTGCTCGTGAACGGCCGCGGCTGGACACCCGAACGATGGCAGCACTGGGCGGCGGACTGCCTCGTGCGCCAGCTCCTGCCCTGA
- a CDS encoding DUF742 domain-containing protein, protein MPAPMDGPWLDDAAGRLIRPYSVIGGRTRPTTALDLLSLVMATGTAPQGSLGPEHALALGLCDGPTSVAEIAAHLRLPAVVTKVLLSDLVDCGAVTARAPRFQESPTDRSLLEAVLDGLRRRL, encoded by the coding sequence GTGCCGGCCCCCATGGACGGGCCGTGGCTCGACGACGCGGCAGGTCGGCTGATCCGACCGTACTCGGTGATCGGGGGCCGTACCCGCCCGACGACCGCGCTCGACCTGCTGTCCCTGGTGATGGCCACCGGCACGGCCCCCCAGGGTTCGCTGGGGCCGGAGCACGCGCTGGCCCTGGGCCTGTGCGACGGCCCCACGTCGGTGGCGGAGATCGCGGCGCACTTACGGCTCCCGGCGGTCGTCACCAAGGTGCTCCTCTCCGATCTCGTCGACTGCGGGGCGGTCACCGCCAGGGCGCCCCGCTTCCAGGAATCCCCCACCGACCGTTCCCTGCTGGAGGCAGTGCTCGATGGCCTACGACGCCGGCTCTGA
- a CDS encoding ATP-binding protein, whose product MSQLRAPAARSDRREGGRHGRSGARALSTTGRPQPTPPYSEARLRPQLMRTAVLPAVVVALGGAAAVLFTIRSTGARPSAALWAALAGSAVLAVVAVAAAALSAERTARSVLDRAQALRGSSARRQAELTAVVDGLRRGERPPARENLPAPRAGGDELDLLAQELTRSHDAAVTAVVQASRLSSSVGNEQKVEVFVNLARRLQSLVHREIQLLDELENEVEDPELLKGLFHVDHLATRIRRHAENLAVLGGAISRRQWSNPVTMTEVLRSAIAEVEQYPRVKLVPPIDGTLRGHAVADVIHLLAELVENATLFSAPHTQVLLRASRVTAGLAVEVEDRGLGMPLSEQNKMNALLADPDQVNVAHLLQDGRIGLFVVSALARRHGIAVRLQSNIYGGIQAVLVLPQGLLGAEEGAQGGAAQPGAHRHPDQPPAATAAVAGGVAGRERAAGPAAAAPGPAAAPAGAAPHPAAEPRQAADTHRTGGQRSLTYTTSMPGMPHHQPPAESAGPAPLPVRGGHPDRPDPTAPGTSAGRAAAPRAPVPPPPQAPLPPPQQASAPGHAAPPPGSPAVPGTAGRPQLPKRRAQEHLVPQLRDDPAQRRPEEPALHDPGLMAAFQRGIGLAESGAPGAADTAPHEPQQRDHTHKE is encoded by the coding sequence ATGTCTCAACTACGCGCACCCGCCGCGCGGTCGGACCGCCGTGAGGGCGGGCGGCACGGCCGGTCAGGCGCCCGCGCACTCTCCACCACGGGCAGGCCGCAGCCCACGCCGCCGTATTCCGAAGCCCGTTTACGCCCCCAACTGATGCGCACCGCCGTGCTGCCCGCCGTGGTCGTGGCACTCGGTGGCGCGGCCGCGGTGCTGTTCACGATCCGCTCCACCGGCGCGCGGCCCTCCGCGGCACTGTGGGCCGCCCTCGCCGGCTCGGCGGTCCTCGCCGTCGTCGCCGTGGCCGCGGCGGCGCTGAGCGCCGAGCGCACCGCCAGATCCGTGCTCGACCGCGCCCAGGCCCTGCGCGGGTCCAGTGCCCGCAGGCAGGCCGAACTCACCGCGGTCGTCGACGGACTGCGCCGGGGGGAGCGCCCGCCGGCCCGGGAGAACCTCCCGGCCCCGCGCGCCGGCGGGGACGAACTCGACCTCCTGGCACAGGAGCTGACGCGCTCCCACGACGCGGCCGTGACGGCCGTGGTGCAGGCGTCCCGGCTTTCGAGCAGCGTCGGCAACGAGCAGAAGGTCGAGGTCTTCGTCAATCTGGCCCGCAGGCTCCAGTCGCTGGTCCATCGGGAGATCCAGCTGCTCGACGAGCTGGAGAACGAGGTCGAGGACCCGGAACTGCTCAAGGGCCTCTTCCACGTCGACCATCTGGCCACCCGGATCCGCCGGCACGCGGAGAACCTCGCCGTCCTCGGCGGTGCCATCTCCCGGCGCCAGTGGTCGAACCCGGTGACCATGACCGAGGTCCTCCGCTCCGCCATCGCCGAGGTCGAGCAGTACCCGCGGGTCAAGCTGGTGCCGCCGATCGACGGCACCCTGCGCGGACACGCGGTCGCCGACGTGATCCACCTCCTCGCCGAACTGGTCGAGAACGCGACCCTGTTCTCCGCCCCGCACACCCAGGTGCTGCTGCGCGCCTCGCGCGTCACGGCGGGCCTGGCCGTGGAGGTCGAGGACCGGGGACTCGGCATGCCGCTCTCCGAGCAGAACAAGATGAACGCCCTGCTCGCGGACCCCGACCAGGTCAATGTGGCGCACCTTCTGCAGGACGGCCGGATCGGCCTCTTCGTGGTCTCGGCGCTCGCACGCCGGCACGGCATCGCCGTCCGCCTCCAGTCCAACATCTACGGGGGAATCCAGGCCGTCCTGGTGCTGCCGCAGGGGCTGCTCGGTGCCGAGGAGGGCGCCCAGGGCGGCGCGGCGCAGCCCGGCGCCCACCGCCACCCCGACCAGCCACCGGCAGCGACGGCGGCGGTGGCGGGCGGAGTCGCCGGGCGGGAGCGGGCAGCCGGGCCCGCGGCAGCCGCTCCCGGCCCCGCAGCCGCGCCCGCGGGAGCCGCTCCCCACCCCGCAGCCGAACCGCGGCAGGCCGCCGACACACACCGCACCGGCGGCCAGCGCAGCCTCACCTACACGACGAGCATGCCGGGCATGCCGCACCATCAGCCCCCGGCGGAATCCGCCGGGCCCGCTCCGCTGCCGGTACGCGGCGGGCACCCGGACCGCCCCGACCCGACCGCCCCGGGGACCAGCGCGGGCCGTGCGGCCGCACCGCGGGCGCCCGTTCCCCCACCACCGCAGGCGCCCCTGCCACCGCCCCAGCAGGCTTCCGCACCCGGTCACGCGGCCCCTCCGCCCGGCTCCCCGGCCGTACCCGGCACCGCGGGCCGACCTCAGTTGCCGAAGCGGCGCGCACAGGAGCATCTCGTGCCCCAGCTGCGGGACGACCCGGCCCAGCGCAGGCCCGAGGAACCGGCGCTGCACGACCCCGGCCTGATGGCGGCCTTCCAGCGGGGCATCGGCCTCGCGGAGTCCGGGGCGCCCGGAGCCGCGGACACGGCCCCGCACGAACCGCAGCAACGCGACCACACCCACAAGGAGTAG
- a CDS encoding acyl-CoA dehydrogenase family protein, translating to MDGYFASRLHQQLRERVRDFAECEVRPRIPAMETARTAHRELSRLIARQGWLGATIPKGHGGMGVGHLAKTIIIEELSRVSGSMGAMVQASQLGVAKIVHFGSEEQKKTWLPLVAAGECLPTIAVTEPESGGHVLGMTATAVREGDDYVLNGRKVYVGNSHVGDLHGVVVRTGPGSEGLTAFLVESRRPGCRTGEQKPAMGLHGFSFGELHFEDCRVPAANRLGEEGDGLAVAYSSSVLYGRANLTAVALGIHQAILEETTRFCAERHRYGKPLHELPSIKLKLGQLQSRLMTARLAAYHAVHLLDRGLPCDAELMNAKLVNVESALDSARNAMEIHAAAGLFTERPIERYLRDAHHIFAPAGTSDVQLLRLAEVALGQSKGQWSQRLAELTRSEALV from the coding sequence ATGGACGGGTACTTCGCCAGTCGACTTCATCAGCAGCTCCGGGAACGGGTCAGGGACTTCGCCGAGTGCGAAGTCCGCCCCCGTATTCCCGCCATGGAGACCGCCCGCACGGCGCACCGCGAGCTCTCGCGGCTCATCGCACGGCAGGGCTGGCTCGGAGCGACGATCCCCAAGGGGCACGGCGGCATGGGCGTAGGCCATCTGGCCAAGACGATCATCATCGAGGAACTGTCCCGGGTGAGCGGGTCGATGGGGGCCATGGTCCAGGCCTCGCAGCTGGGTGTCGCCAAGATCGTCCACTTCGGGAGCGAGGAGCAGAAGAAGACCTGGCTCCCCCTGGTCGCGGCGGGCGAGTGCCTGCCCACGATCGCGGTCACCGAACCGGAGTCGGGCGGCCATGTACTGGGCATGACCGCCACCGCGGTACGGGAGGGCGACGACTACGTCCTCAACGGCCGGAAGGTGTACGTCGGCAACAGCCACGTCGGTGATCTGCACGGGGTCGTCGTCCGCACGGGGCCGGGCTCCGAAGGCCTCACGGCCTTCCTGGTGGAGTCCCGCCGCCCCGGGTGCCGCACGGGGGAGCAGAAGCCGGCCATGGGGCTGCACGGCTTCAGCTTCGGCGAACTCCACTTCGAGGACTGCCGGGTTCCGGCGGCCAACCGGCTGGGCGAGGAGGGCGACGGCCTGGCCGTCGCCTACTCCTCCAGCGTGCTCTACGGCCGCGCCAACCTGACCGCGGTCGCGCTCGGCATACACCAGGCCATCCTGGAGGAGACCACACGGTTCTGCGCCGAGCGCCACCGCTACGGCAAGCCGCTGCACGAACTGCCGTCCATCAAGCTCAAGCTGGGACAGCTCCAGTCACGGCTGATGACGGCACGGCTGGCCGCGTACCACGCGGTGCACCTGCTGGACCGGGGGCTGCCCTGCGACGCCGAGCTGATGAACGCCAAGCTCGTCAACGTCGAGTCGGCGCTCGACTCCGCACGCAACGCGATGGAGATCCACGCGGCGGCCGGACTGTTCACCGAACGGCCCATCGAGCGCTATCTCCGCGACGCGCACCACATCTTCGCGCCCGCGGGCACCTCCGACGTCCAGCTGCTCAGGCTGGCAGAAGTGGCCCTGGGCCAGTCCAAGGGCCAGTGGTCGCAGCGGCTGGCCGAGCTGACCCGCAGCGAGGCCCTGGTCTAG
- a CDS encoding roadblock/LC7 domain-containing protein: protein MTSDVPAGHSSDLDWLLGGLVQRVPYTRNAVLLSSDGLVKSVHGLDADSADHMAALASGLYSLGRSAGARFGDGGEVRQVVVELDSTLLFVSTAGSGTCLAVLAGREADAAVLGYEMAMLVKSVRPYLVTPARQATGAPSATGR from the coding sequence ATGACGAGCGATGTGCCCGCGGGCCATTCCTCGGATCTCGACTGGCTGCTCGGCGGCCTGGTCCAGAGAGTGCCGTACACCCGCAACGCAGTCCTGCTCTCCTCCGACGGCCTGGTGAAGTCCGTGCACGGCCTCGACGCCGACAGCGCCGACCACATGGCGGCGCTGGCCTCCGGGCTGTACTCGCTCGGCCGCAGCGCCGGCGCCCGGTTCGGTGACGGCGGGGAGGTCCGTCAGGTCGTGGTGGAGCTCGACTCCACCCTGCTCTTCGTGTCCACGGCCGGCTCGGGCACCTGCCTCGCGGTGCTGGCCGGGCGGGAGGCGGACGCCGCGGTGCTCGGGTACGAGATGGCGATGCTGGTGAAGAGCGTGCGGCCGTATCTGGTCACGCCGGCCAGGCAGGCCACCGGGGCGCCGAGCGCCACGGGGCGCTGA
- a CDS encoding saccharopine dehydrogenase NADP-binding domain-containing protein, producing MTTVESGRVLVVGGYGAVGSTVTRTLAEWFPGQVIPAGRDGERARRLGGVRMDVGDLAGFAEVLDELRDVGVVVMCVEPEDAGIARICLERGIHLVDVNATHRLLEDVTKLHGRATAAGAAAVLSVGLAPGLTNLLARRVHDAVGGAERIDLTVLLGAGERHGTDAVRWTVAGLGEPVAGRTRRVALPGFGERTAHPFPFSDQHTLRRTLGVPEVTTRLCLDSQAMTAALFALRRTGLLRGARRQRFLTGAFGRLHLGGDGFAIRADARRGDRHATLALTGNGQSRATGLVAAHVVRALITQSVPNGVHHLEQLTALADLPERLGPHGITATR from the coding sequence ATGACTACAGTAGAATCGGGTCGCGTCCTGGTCGTCGGCGGTTACGGAGCCGTGGGCTCGACGGTGACCCGCACACTCGCGGAGTGGTTTCCCGGCCAGGTGATCCCCGCCGGTCGAGACGGGGAGAGGGCGCGGCGACTCGGCGGGGTGCGCATGGACGTGGGTGACCTGGCCGGCTTCGCGGAGGTGCTGGACGAGTTGCGCGATGTGGGCGTCGTCGTCATGTGCGTCGAGCCCGAGGACGCGGGAATCGCCCGCATCTGCCTTGAGCGAGGCATCCACCTCGTGGATGTGAACGCCACCCACCGGCTGCTCGAGGACGTGACGAAGCTGCACGGGCGGGCGACCGCGGCCGGGGCCGCGGCCGTCCTCAGCGTCGGCCTCGCTCCCGGACTGACCAACCTCCTCGCGCGGCGCGTCCACGACGCCGTGGGCGGTGCCGAGCGGATCGACCTCACCGTGCTACTCGGCGCCGGAGAGCGGCACGGCACCGACGCGGTGCGCTGGACCGTCGCAGGCCTCGGCGAACCCGTCGCGGGCCGCACCCGGCGGGTGGCACTACCCGGTTTCGGCGAACGGACCGCCCATCCCTTCCCGTTCTCCGACCAGCACACACTGCGCCGCACCCTCGGCGTCCCGGAAGTGACCACGCGGCTGTGTCTGGACTCCCAGGCGATGACCGCCGCCCTGTTCGCGCTGCGCCGCACGGGGCTGCTGCGCGGAGCACGCCGACAGCGGTTCCTGACCGGCGCCTTCGGCCGCCTCCACCTCGGCGGCGACGGCTTCGCGATACGCGCCGACGCCCGGCGCGGCGACCGGCATGCGACCCTGGCCCTCACGGGCAACGGACAGAGCCGCGCGACCGGCCTGGTGGCCGCACACGTGGTGCGCGCCCTCATCACACAGAGCGTTCCGAACGGCGTCCACCACCTGGAACAGCTGACGGCCCTGGCCGACCTGCCGGAGCGACTGGGCCCGCACGGCATCACGGCGACCCGCTGA
- a CDS encoding amidase — MRSADDSAVWRERGDPLVAGAAAGRLRGVRLAVKDIHAVAGHRIGAGNPARLAEAEPQPSHSWAVAALLDAGADVAGIAQTDEFAYSLNGTNAHYGTPPNPAAPGRVPGGSSSGPASAVALGEADAGLGSDTAGSIRVPASYCGLYGLRPTHGLVPVTGMLPLAPSFDTVAWLARDPGPLARVGDVLLPKVGAAEAALPFRTALVAGDLVALAEPEVADAFAEAAADLAARAGLRLARVPSLGTDPGVLGAAFATAQGAEVWESDGAWVRAHPGALGPGIAARFARASEVTAQRRAAAEDVVHRAGRAVRSALRDDTVLLLPAAGGPAPPTDEAPERKAALRDAAFRLTCLASSAGLPCLVLPGMAVGGLPVGLAVVAGHATDRRLLEIATRVQAPRRKF; from the coding sequence ATGCGGTCGGCCGACGACTCGGCGGTGTGGCGTGAGCGCGGCGACCCCCTGGTGGCGGGGGCCGCTGCCGGGAGGTTGCGGGGGGTGCGCCTGGCGGTGAAGGACATCCACGCCGTCGCGGGGCACCGGATCGGCGCCGGCAATCCGGCCCGGCTGGCGGAGGCCGAACCGCAGCCGTCGCACTCCTGGGCGGTGGCCGCCCTACTGGACGCCGGGGCCGATGTGGCCGGCATCGCCCAGACGGACGAGTTCGCCTACAGCCTCAACGGGACGAACGCCCACTACGGCACCCCGCCCAACCCGGCCGCGCCCGGCCGGGTGCCCGGCGGCTCGTCGAGCGGGCCGGCCTCGGCCGTCGCGCTCGGCGAGGCCGACGCGGGCCTCGGGAGCGACACGGCCGGCTCGATCAGGGTGCCCGCCTCCTACTGCGGCCTGTACGGTCTGCGGCCCACGCACGGCCTCGTCCCCGTCACCGGAATGCTGCCGCTGGCACCGTCGTTCGACACCGTCGCCTGGCTGGCGCGGGACCCCGGGCCGCTGGCACGCGTCGGCGACGTCCTGCTGCCGAAGGTCGGGGCGGCCGAAGCCGCGCTACCGTTCCGCACGGCCCTGGTGGCGGGCGATCTCGTCGCCCTCGCCGAGCCGGAGGTCGCCGACGCGTTCGCCGAGGCGGCCGCGGACCTGGCGGCGCGGGCCGGGCTTCGCCTCGCGCGGGTGCCCTCCCTGGGAACCGACCCCGGGGTCCTCGGGGCGGCGTTCGCGACCGCCCAGGGAGCCGAGGTCTGGGAGAGCGACGGTGCCTGGGTGCGGGCCCATCCCGGTGCGCTCGGCCCCGGTATCGCGGCCCGCTTCGCCCGCGCCTCGGAGGTCACCGCGCAGCGCCGGGCGGCCGCGGAGGATGTGGTGCACCGCGCGGGCCGGGCCGTGCGTTCGGCTCTGCGTGACGACACCGTGCTCCTGCTCCCCGCTGCGGGCGGCCCGGCGCCGCCGACAGACGAGGCCCCCGAGCGGAAGGCAGCGCTCCGCGACGCCGCGTTCCGCCTCACCTGCCTGGCGAGCAGCGCCGGCCTTCCCTGTCTCGTGCTGCCCGGGATGGCGGTGGGCGGACTGCCCGTCGGACTGGCCGTCGTCGCCGGGCACGCAACCGACCGGCGCCTGCTGGAAATCGCCACGCGCGTGCAGGCTCCCCGGCGGAAGTTCTGA